A window of Citrus sinensis cultivar Valencia sweet orange chromosome 7, DVS_A1.0, whole genome shotgun sequence contains these coding sequences:
- the LOC102616057 gene encoding uncharacterized protein LOC102616057 isoform X3, translating into MLSDADVDNKIPTQGLRYADASDSEYYILLTKDKKPICRTRCLNPPEHLPHHWNVNDIVPTSKIILDGMSHCFLSPAPECSRDHNEWRRFLIYLQGRDMVAIAKFKFWEFYILPPDQTSNFTNIRVAYKMEKTRNASNGRGHGESGRSCQVVRPTATKANINDSPTLPVNIVKETVSRGNACIQARVSDTSEDNFSPVLKFSPVVGDRLSSESTIETCSRPEPRAVKQAGPLEKNFVRADPSYLQTLGQAHSGWIFGAIAELVDNSRDAKATKLEISIESIYFKKAGKDIPMLSIIDDGHGMTHQDVVRMTYFGHKQPDADDPNRIGRFGVGFKTGAMRLGKDALVLTQTADSRSIAFLSQSLNQGKDNLEIPIVSYYRKGQFMELDTVVQSEATAKYNLKSIKEFSPFNKYLIGEKAGLFQDKCTGTQIYIWNLDQWGSNYCLEWDNGLNGGSSFHQGDILIRSRRIRSRPGQISQKVRSRPLAKSLNKTCVETGTIMGKSAHLTLGRCQLEWEQMNCGIFLYWHGRLIEAYKRVGGMIHNGDTGRGVIGVIDVSDLMDEGNGLVWVHNNKQGFLDCEPYARLEEWLGKVADEYWDNKFDSLNVVKDGALYKPDQEWVQCNKCRKWRMLDPGFDTKSLPVEWFCYMKPFEGLCDLPEQKVDAGVVTVSAKRTGYDSRENSLPFEGIATIKVEDMSSDSIGLSRMAEDSSPLKRIRRGLPRACKKV; encoded by the exons ATGTTGTCAGACGCAGACGTTGATAACAAGATTCCAACACAAG GATTACGGTATGCAGATGCTTCTGACTCTGAGTATTATATTTTGCTTACCAAGGATAAGAAACCGATATGCCGGACACGGTGCCTAAACCCTCCTGAACATTT GCCGCACCACTGGAATGTAAATGATATTGTTCCAACAAGTAAAATAATCCTTGATGGTATGTCTCATTGTTTCCTGAGCCCTGCGCCTGAGTGCTCTCGTGATCACAATGAGTGGAGGAGATTTTTGATTTATCTGCAAGGCCGGGACATG GTTGCGATTGCGAAATTTAAGTTCTGGGAATTCTACATACTACCTCCCGATCAAACCTCAAATTTTACCAATATTAGAGTTGCATATAAGATGGAGAAAACTCGGAATGCCTCTAATGGTCGAGGACATGGTGAATCAG GTCGGTCATGCCAAGTTGTACGACCAACTGCAACAAAAGCTAACATTAATGATAGTCCAACTTTACCTGTTAACATCGTCAAAGAGACTGTTAGCAGAGGAAATGCATGCATACAGGCAAGAGTTTCAGATACTAGTGAAGATAATTTCTCTCCTGTTCTCAAGTTCTCACCTGTGGTTGGAGATCGTCTCTCTTCTGAGTCAACAATTGAAACTTGTAGTAGACCTGAGCCCCGTGCTGTGAAACAGGCTGGACCCTTGGAAAAAAACTTTGTTAGAGCGGACCCAAGTTATCTTCAAACTCTTGGTCAGGCACATTCTGGATGGATTTTTGGTGCAATAGCTGAGCTTGTTGATAATTCAAGGGATGCTAAAGCAACTAA ACTTGAGATTTCTATTGAGAGCATCTACTTCAAGAAAGCTGGCAAAGATATTCCTATGCTGTCAATTATTGACGACGGCCACGGGATGACTCATCAAGATGTTGTGAGAATGACATACTTTGGGCACAAGCAACCTGATGCTGATGATCCAAATCGTATCGGAAGATTTGGTGTTGGATTTAAG ACTGGAGCAATGAGGCTTGGCAAGGATGCTCTTGTTCTTACACAGACTGCTGATTCCAGATCAATAGCTTTTCTTTCGCAATCTTTAAATCAAGGGAAAGAT AATCTTGAGATTCCCATTGTAAGCTACTACAGGAAAGGACAGTTTATGGAACTTGATACAGTTGTCCAATCTGAAGCTACTGCAAAGTACAATTTGAAATCTATCAAAGAATTTTCACCATTTAACAAGTATTTGATTGGTGAAAAAGCTGGTTTGTTCCAGGATAAATGCACTGGAACTCAGATATATATTTGGAATTTAGATCAGTGGGGTTCGAATTATTGTCTGGAGTGGGATAATGGATTGAATGGTGGTAGCTCTTTTCACCAAGGTGACATACTCATCCGTTCTAGGAGGATTAGATCTCGTCCTGGTCAGATTAGTCAAAAG GTTAGAAGTCGACCATTGGCTAAGTCTCTTAATAAGACTTGTGTAGAAACTGGTACTATCATGGGAAAATCTGCCCATTTAACTCTGGGTCGCTGTCAATTAGAGTGGGAGCAGATGAATTGTGGGATTTTCTTGTATTGGCATGGTCGTTTAATTGAG GCTTACAAGAGAGTTGGTGGCATGATTCATAATGGAGATACGGGTCGAGGTGTGATTGGGGTCATAGATGTTAGTGATCTAATG GATGAAGGGAATGGTCTTGTATGGGTTCACAATAACAAGCAGGGATTCCTGGATTGTGAACCATATGCTCGATTGGAGGAATGGCTAGGGAAAGTAGCTGATGAATATTGGGACAATAAATTTGATTCACTGAATGTG GTTAAGGATGGTGCCCTTTACAAACCTGATCAAGAATGGGTACAGTGTAATAAGTGTAGGAAGTGGAGAATGTTGGATCCTGGTTTCGACACCAAGAGCTTACCAGTTGAATG GTTCTGTTATATGAAGCCTTTTGAGGGGCTGTGTGATCTTCCTGAGCAAAAGGTTGATGCGGGAGTGGTTACAGTCTCTGCAAAGCGGACCGGATACGATTCCAGAGAGAATTCTCTTCCGTTCGAAGGCATAGCCACCATCAAAGTGGAAG ACATGAGCAGCGACAGTATTGGTTTGAGTCGAATGGCTGAGGATTCCAGTCCACTGAAGAGGATCAGAAGGGGACTTCCTAGGGCCTGTAAGAAGGTTTAA
- the LOC102616057 gene encoding uncharacterized protein LOC102616057 isoform X1 — protein sequence MLSDADVDNKIPTQGLRYADASDSEYYILLTKDKKPICRTRCLNPPEHLPHHWNVNDIVPTSKIILDGMSHCFLSPAPECSRDHNEWRRFLIYLQGRDMVAIAKFKFWEFYILPPDQTSNFTNIRVAYKMEKTRNASNGRGHGESGRSCQVVRPTATKANINDSPTLPVNIVKETVSRGNACIQARVSDTSEDNFSPVLKFSPVVGDRLSSESTIETCSRPEPRAVKQAGPLEKNFVRADPSYLQTLGQAHSGWIFGAIAELVDNSRDAKATKLEISIESIYFKKAGKDIPMLSIIDDGHGMTHQDVVRMTYFGHKQPDADDPNRIGRFGVGFKTGAMRLGKDALVLTQTADSRSIAFLSQSLNQGKDNLEIPIVSYYRKGQFMELDTVVQSEATAKYNLKSIKEFSPFNKYLIGEKAGLFQDKCTGTQIYIWNLDQWGSNYCLEWDNGLNGGSSFHQGDILIRSRRIRSRPGQISQKVPLDYSLRSYLEVIFLVPRMKIYVQGSLVRSRPLAKSLNKTCVETGTIMGKSAHLTLGRCQLEWEQMNCGIFLYWHGRLIEAYKRVGGMIHNGDTGRGVIGVIDVSDLMDEGNGLVWVHNNKQGFLDCEPYARLEEWLGKVADEYWDNKFDSLNVVKDGALYKPDQEWVQCNKCRKWRMLDPGFDTKSLPVEWFCYMKPFEGLCDLPEQKVDAGVVTVSAKRTGYDSRENSLPFEGIATIKVEDMSSDSIGLSRMAEDSSPLKRIRRGLPRACKKV from the exons ATGTTGTCAGACGCAGACGTTGATAACAAGATTCCAACACAAG GATTACGGTATGCAGATGCTTCTGACTCTGAGTATTATATTTTGCTTACCAAGGATAAGAAACCGATATGCCGGACACGGTGCCTAAACCCTCCTGAACATTT GCCGCACCACTGGAATGTAAATGATATTGTTCCAACAAGTAAAATAATCCTTGATGGTATGTCTCATTGTTTCCTGAGCCCTGCGCCTGAGTGCTCTCGTGATCACAATGAGTGGAGGAGATTTTTGATTTATCTGCAAGGCCGGGACATG GTTGCGATTGCGAAATTTAAGTTCTGGGAATTCTACATACTACCTCCCGATCAAACCTCAAATTTTACCAATATTAGAGTTGCATATAAGATGGAGAAAACTCGGAATGCCTCTAATGGTCGAGGACATGGTGAATCAG GTCGGTCATGCCAAGTTGTACGACCAACTGCAACAAAAGCTAACATTAATGATAGTCCAACTTTACCTGTTAACATCGTCAAAGAGACTGTTAGCAGAGGAAATGCATGCATACAGGCAAGAGTTTCAGATACTAGTGAAGATAATTTCTCTCCTGTTCTCAAGTTCTCACCTGTGGTTGGAGATCGTCTCTCTTCTGAGTCAACAATTGAAACTTGTAGTAGACCTGAGCCCCGTGCTGTGAAACAGGCTGGACCCTTGGAAAAAAACTTTGTTAGAGCGGACCCAAGTTATCTTCAAACTCTTGGTCAGGCACATTCTGGATGGATTTTTGGTGCAATAGCTGAGCTTGTTGATAATTCAAGGGATGCTAAAGCAACTAA ACTTGAGATTTCTATTGAGAGCATCTACTTCAAGAAAGCTGGCAAAGATATTCCTATGCTGTCAATTATTGACGACGGCCACGGGATGACTCATCAAGATGTTGTGAGAATGACATACTTTGGGCACAAGCAACCTGATGCTGATGATCCAAATCGTATCGGAAGATTTGGTGTTGGATTTAAG ACTGGAGCAATGAGGCTTGGCAAGGATGCTCTTGTTCTTACACAGACTGCTGATTCCAGATCAATAGCTTTTCTTTCGCAATCTTTAAATCAAGGGAAAGAT AATCTTGAGATTCCCATTGTAAGCTACTACAGGAAAGGACAGTTTATGGAACTTGATACAGTTGTCCAATCTGAAGCTACTGCAAAGTACAATTTGAAATCTATCAAAGAATTTTCACCATTTAACAAGTATTTGATTGGTGAAAAAGCTGGTTTGTTCCAGGATAAATGCACTGGAACTCAGATATATATTTGGAATTTAGATCAGTGGGGTTCGAATTATTGTCTGGAGTGGGATAATGGATTGAATGGTGGTAGCTCTTTTCACCAAGGTGACATACTCATCCGTTCTAGGAGGATTAGATCTCGTCCTGGTCAGATTAGTCAAAAG GTGCCATTGGACTATTCACTTCGATCTTATCTAGAAGTCATCTTCTTAGTTCCACGAATGAAGATATATGTTCAAGGTTCCTTG GTTAGAAGTCGACCATTGGCTAAGTCTCTTAATAAGACTTGTGTAGAAACTGGTACTATCATGGGAAAATCTGCCCATTTAACTCTGGGTCGCTGTCAATTAGAGTGGGAGCAGATGAATTGTGGGATTTTCTTGTATTGGCATGGTCGTTTAATTGAG GCTTACAAGAGAGTTGGTGGCATGATTCATAATGGAGATACGGGTCGAGGTGTGATTGGGGTCATAGATGTTAGTGATCTAATG GATGAAGGGAATGGTCTTGTATGGGTTCACAATAACAAGCAGGGATTCCTGGATTGTGAACCATATGCTCGATTGGAGGAATGGCTAGGGAAAGTAGCTGATGAATATTGGGACAATAAATTTGATTCACTGAATGTG GTTAAGGATGGTGCCCTTTACAAACCTGATCAAGAATGGGTACAGTGTAATAAGTGTAGGAAGTGGAGAATGTTGGATCCTGGTTTCGACACCAAGAGCTTACCAGTTGAATG GTTCTGTTATATGAAGCCTTTTGAGGGGCTGTGTGATCTTCCTGAGCAAAAGGTTGATGCGGGAGTGGTTACAGTCTCTGCAAAGCGGACCGGATACGATTCCAGAGAGAATTCTCTTCCGTTCGAAGGCATAGCCACCATCAAAGTGGAAG ACATGAGCAGCGACAGTATTGGTTTGAGTCGAATGGCTGAGGATTCCAGTCCACTGAAGAGGATCAGAAGGGGACTTCCTAGGGCCTGTAAGAAGGTTTAA
- the LOC102616057 gene encoding uncharacterized protein LOC102616057 isoform X5, protein MLSDADVDNKIPTQGLRYADASDSEYYILLTKDKKPICRTRCLNPPEHLPHHWNVNDIVPTSKIILDGMSHCFLSPAPECSRDHNEWRRFLIYLQGRDMVAIAKFKFWEFYILPPDQTSNFTNIRVAYKMEKTRNASNGRGHGESGRSCQVVRPTATKANINDSPTLPVNIVKETVSRGNACIQAGPLEKNFVRADPSYLQTLGQAHSGWIFGAIAELVDNSRDAKATKLEISIESIYFKKAGKDIPMLSIIDDGHGMTHQDVVRMTYFGHKQPDADDPNRIGRFGVGFKTGAMRLGKDALVLTQTADSRSIAFLSQSLNQGKDNLEIPIVSYYRKGQFMELDTVVQSEATAKYNLKSIKEFSPFNKYLIGEKAGLFQDKCTGTQIYIWNLDQWGSNYCLEWDNGLNGGSSFHQGDILIRSRRIRSRPGQISQKVPLDYSLRSYLEVIFLVPRMKIYVQGSLVRSRPLAKSLNKTCVETGTIMGKSAHLTLGRCQLEWEQMNCGIFLYWHGRLIEAYKRVGGMIHNGDTGRGVIGVIDVSDLMDEGNGLVWVHNNKQGFLDCEPYARLEEWLGKVADEYWDNKFDSLNVVKDGALYKPDQEWVQCNKCRKWRMLDPGFDTKSLPVEWFCYMKPFEGLCDLPEQKVDAGVVTVSAKRTGYDSRENSLPFEGIATIKVEDMSSDSIGLSRMAEDSSPLKRIRRGLPRACKKV, encoded by the exons ATGTTGTCAGACGCAGACGTTGATAACAAGATTCCAACACAAG GATTACGGTATGCAGATGCTTCTGACTCTGAGTATTATATTTTGCTTACCAAGGATAAGAAACCGATATGCCGGACACGGTGCCTAAACCCTCCTGAACATTT GCCGCACCACTGGAATGTAAATGATATTGTTCCAACAAGTAAAATAATCCTTGATGGTATGTCTCATTGTTTCCTGAGCCCTGCGCCTGAGTGCTCTCGTGATCACAATGAGTGGAGGAGATTTTTGATTTATCTGCAAGGCCGGGACATG GTTGCGATTGCGAAATTTAAGTTCTGGGAATTCTACATACTACCTCCCGATCAAACCTCAAATTTTACCAATATTAGAGTTGCATATAAGATGGAGAAAACTCGGAATGCCTCTAATGGTCGAGGACATGGTGAATCAG GTCGGTCATGCCAAGTTGTACGACCAACTGCAACAAAAGCTAACATTAATGATAGTCCAACTTTACCTGTTAACATCGTCAAAGAGACTGTTAGCAGAGGAAATGCATGCATACAG GCTGGACCCTTGGAAAAAAACTTTGTTAGAGCGGACCCAAGTTATCTTCAAACTCTTGGTCAGGCACATTCTGGATGGATTTTTGGTGCAATAGCTGAGCTTGTTGATAATTCAAGGGATGCTAAAGCAACTAA ACTTGAGATTTCTATTGAGAGCATCTACTTCAAGAAAGCTGGCAAAGATATTCCTATGCTGTCAATTATTGACGACGGCCACGGGATGACTCATCAAGATGTTGTGAGAATGACATACTTTGGGCACAAGCAACCTGATGCTGATGATCCAAATCGTATCGGAAGATTTGGTGTTGGATTTAAG ACTGGAGCAATGAGGCTTGGCAAGGATGCTCTTGTTCTTACACAGACTGCTGATTCCAGATCAATAGCTTTTCTTTCGCAATCTTTAAATCAAGGGAAAGAT AATCTTGAGATTCCCATTGTAAGCTACTACAGGAAAGGACAGTTTATGGAACTTGATACAGTTGTCCAATCTGAAGCTACTGCAAAGTACAATTTGAAATCTATCAAAGAATTTTCACCATTTAACAAGTATTTGATTGGTGAAAAAGCTGGTTTGTTCCAGGATAAATGCACTGGAACTCAGATATATATTTGGAATTTAGATCAGTGGGGTTCGAATTATTGTCTGGAGTGGGATAATGGATTGAATGGTGGTAGCTCTTTTCACCAAGGTGACATACTCATCCGTTCTAGGAGGATTAGATCTCGTCCTGGTCAGATTAGTCAAAAG GTGCCATTGGACTATTCACTTCGATCTTATCTAGAAGTCATCTTCTTAGTTCCACGAATGAAGATATATGTTCAAGGTTCCTTG GTTAGAAGTCGACCATTGGCTAAGTCTCTTAATAAGACTTGTGTAGAAACTGGTACTATCATGGGAAAATCTGCCCATTTAACTCTGGGTCGCTGTCAATTAGAGTGGGAGCAGATGAATTGTGGGATTTTCTTGTATTGGCATGGTCGTTTAATTGAG GCTTACAAGAGAGTTGGTGGCATGATTCATAATGGAGATACGGGTCGAGGTGTGATTGGGGTCATAGATGTTAGTGATCTAATG GATGAAGGGAATGGTCTTGTATGGGTTCACAATAACAAGCAGGGATTCCTGGATTGTGAACCATATGCTCGATTGGAGGAATGGCTAGGGAAAGTAGCTGATGAATATTGGGACAATAAATTTGATTCACTGAATGTG GTTAAGGATGGTGCCCTTTACAAACCTGATCAAGAATGGGTACAGTGTAATAAGTGTAGGAAGTGGAGAATGTTGGATCCTGGTTTCGACACCAAGAGCTTACCAGTTGAATG GTTCTGTTATATGAAGCCTTTTGAGGGGCTGTGTGATCTTCCTGAGCAAAAGGTTGATGCGGGAGTGGTTACAGTCTCTGCAAAGCGGACCGGATACGATTCCAGAGAGAATTCTCTTCCGTTCGAAGGCATAGCCACCATCAAAGTGGAAG ACATGAGCAGCGACAGTATTGGTTTGAGTCGAATGGCTGAGGATTCCAGTCCACTGAAGAGGATCAGAAGGGGACTTCCTAGGGCCTGTAAGAAGGTTTAA
- the LOC102616057 gene encoding uncharacterized protein LOC102616057 isoform X2 translates to MLSDADVDNKIPTQGLRYADASDSEYYILLTKDKKPICRTRCLNPPEHLPHHWNVNDIVPTSKIILDGMSHCFLSPAPECSRDHNEWRRFLIYLQGRDMVAIAKFKFWEFYILPPDQTSNFTNIRVAYKMEKTRNASNGRGHGESGRSCQVVRPTATKANINDSPTLPVNIVKETVSRGNACIQARVSDTSEDNFSPVLKFSPVVGDRLSSESTIETCSRPEPRAVKQAGPLEKNFVRADPSYLQTLGQAHSGWIFGAIAELVDNSRDAKATKLEISIESIYFKKAGKDIPMLSIIDDGHGMTHQDVVRMTYFGHKQPDADDPNRIGRFGVGFKTGAMRLGKDALVLTQTADSRSIAFLSQSLNQGKDNLEIPIVSYYRKGQFMELDTVVQSEATAKYNLKSIKEFSPFNKYLIGEKAGLFQDKCTGTQIYIWNLDQWGSNYCLEWDNGLNGGSSFHQGDILIRSRRIRSRPGQISQKVPLDYSLRSYLEVIFLVPRMKIYVQGSLVRSRPLAKSLNKTCVETGTIMGKSAHLTLGRCQLEWEQMNCGIFLYWHGRLIEAYKRVGGMIHNGDTGRGVIGVIDDEGNGLVWVHNNKQGFLDCEPYARLEEWLGKVADEYWDNKFDSLNVVKDGALYKPDQEWVQCNKCRKWRMLDPGFDTKSLPVEWFCYMKPFEGLCDLPEQKVDAGVVTVSAKRTGYDSRENSLPFEGIATIKVEDMSSDSIGLSRMAEDSSPLKRIRRGLPRACKKV, encoded by the exons ATGTTGTCAGACGCAGACGTTGATAACAAGATTCCAACACAAG GATTACGGTATGCAGATGCTTCTGACTCTGAGTATTATATTTTGCTTACCAAGGATAAGAAACCGATATGCCGGACACGGTGCCTAAACCCTCCTGAACATTT GCCGCACCACTGGAATGTAAATGATATTGTTCCAACAAGTAAAATAATCCTTGATGGTATGTCTCATTGTTTCCTGAGCCCTGCGCCTGAGTGCTCTCGTGATCACAATGAGTGGAGGAGATTTTTGATTTATCTGCAAGGCCGGGACATG GTTGCGATTGCGAAATTTAAGTTCTGGGAATTCTACATACTACCTCCCGATCAAACCTCAAATTTTACCAATATTAGAGTTGCATATAAGATGGAGAAAACTCGGAATGCCTCTAATGGTCGAGGACATGGTGAATCAG GTCGGTCATGCCAAGTTGTACGACCAACTGCAACAAAAGCTAACATTAATGATAGTCCAACTTTACCTGTTAACATCGTCAAAGAGACTGTTAGCAGAGGAAATGCATGCATACAGGCAAGAGTTTCAGATACTAGTGAAGATAATTTCTCTCCTGTTCTCAAGTTCTCACCTGTGGTTGGAGATCGTCTCTCTTCTGAGTCAACAATTGAAACTTGTAGTAGACCTGAGCCCCGTGCTGTGAAACAGGCTGGACCCTTGGAAAAAAACTTTGTTAGAGCGGACCCAAGTTATCTTCAAACTCTTGGTCAGGCACATTCTGGATGGATTTTTGGTGCAATAGCTGAGCTTGTTGATAATTCAAGGGATGCTAAAGCAACTAA ACTTGAGATTTCTATTGAGAGCATCTACTTCAAGAAAGCTGGCAAAGATATTCCTATGCTGTCAATTATTGACGACGGCCACGGGATGACTCATCAAGATGTTGTGAGAATGACATACTTTGGGCACAAGCAACCTGATGCTGATGATCCAAATCGTATCGGAAGATTTGGTGTTGGATTTAAG ACTGGAGCAATGAGGCTTGGCAAGGATGCTCTTGTTCTTACACAGACTGCTGATTCCAGATCAATAGCTTTTCTTTCGCAATCTTTAAATCAAGGGAAAGAT AATCTTGAGATTCCCATTGTAAGCTACTACAGGAAAGGACAGTTTATGGAACTTGATACAGTTGTCCAATCTGAAGCTACTGCAAAGTACAATTTGAAATCTATCAAAGAATTTTCACCATTTAACAAGTATTTGATTGGTGAAAAAGCTGGTTTGTTCCAGGATAAATGCACTGGAACTCAGATATATATTTGGAATTTAGATCAGTGGGGTTCGAATTATTGTCTGGAGTGGGATAATGGATTGAATGGTGGTAGCTCTTTTCACCAAGGTGACATACTCATCCGTTCTAGGAGGATTAGATCTCGTCCTGGTCAGATTAGTCAAAAG GTGCCATTGGACTATTCACTTCGATCTTATCTAGAAGTCATCTTCTTAGTTCCACGAATGAAGATATATGTTCAAGGTTCCTTG GTTAGAAGTCGACCATTGGCTAAGTCTCTTAATAAGACTTGTGTAGAAACTGGTACTATCATGGGAAAATCTGCCCATTTAACTCTGGGTCGCTGTCAATTAGAGTGGGAGCAGATGAATTGTGGGATTTTCTTGTATTGGCATGGTCGTTTAATTGAG GCTTACAAGAGAGTTGGTGGCATGATTCATAATGGAGATACGGGTCGAGGTGTGATTGGGGTCATAGAT GATGAAGGGAATGGTCTTGTATGGGTTCACAATAACAAGCAGGGATTCCTGGATTGTGAACCATATGCTCGATTGGAGGAATGGCTAGGGAAAGTAGCTGATGAATATTGGGACAATAAATTTGATTCACTGAATGTG GTTAAGGATGGTGCCCTTTACAAACCTGATCAAGAATGGGTACAGTGTAATAAGTGTAGGAAGTGGAGAATGTTGGATCCTGGTTTCGACACCAAGAGCTTACCAGTTGAATG GTTCTGTTATATGAAGCCTTTTGAGGGGCTGTGTGATCTTCCTGAGCAAAAGGTTGATGCGGGAGTGGTTACAGTCTCTGCAAAGCGGACCGGATACGATTCCAGAGAGAATTCTCTTCCGTTCGAAGGCATAGCCACCATCAAAGTGGAAG ACATGAGCAGCGACAGTATTGGTTTGAGTCGAATGGCTGAGGATTCCAGTCCACTGAAGAGGATCAGAAGGGGACTTCCTAGGGCCTGTAAGAAGGTTTAA